ACAACTTTAAATCTATATATACACTATTTCTTCTCAAATTCACACTGACACATTTTTTTTGGTAGTAAGTAATAAAATTATTAACCTCTTTAGACCATTATACACCAGTTTAATGTAACAAAATGTAGAATACAATCATGATTTATCCCCTATAAAAGCGGGATTACCCGTCCCATTTTCACCACACAACATCTTATCTCCTTACTTTTTATCCAAAACCACAAAAAAATTTCCTCTAATTTTCCTCCTCCATTTTTTCGATCAAACATGTTTCCGGTCGGCGACCCCAATCCTCACACGTCTTCACCTTCGAGGAAGAtttaagaaaattaaaacaatattttgttttaatgaTGGCTTTAGTAGTCCTTCTTATGGCATTaatgattttcataattttcaacaaatgaaGATCTCCCTTTTTTTCCGGCGAGTAGGAACCAAATTCATAATGTTTGTAGTActtcaaattttcattttttgatgTATTACTTGCATTTTATTGCAATTTTTTAACCATATatgtaatattattattattatcatttttatcttatttttttgtttaaattaacGTTATTATAATGATTTATTTATGCGCGATTCATAATAATAAACTAACGGGGAGAAGAAAACATAATATTTTAATGATAGTTAATTATTATGaatatgattaattaattataatattgaTTACTAAATTTAATGATTATTTGATTGTAGTTAAAATGGGAGATTTGATGAAAAGACAATTCAATGTGCTAGACTTGTCTGGGGACAATTTTCTGGAATGGACGGTTGATGCACAAATGAAGTTAAAATCCCAAGGACTGGACCAtaccataaaaaaaaaacaatggttCCAGGCACTCTTGAAATCAAAACTGCCACCGAGCAAGAAAAGGCCAAAGCCATAGTCCTTATAAGGCATCATTTACATGACAACCTGAAAATTGAATATCTGTTGGTGGAAAATCCCAAAGAGTTGTGGATAGCCTTAAAGAAAGATATGGACACCATAAAAGGGTACTCCTACCAAAGGCACAATTTGACTGGACCAATCTGAGGTTCCAGGATTTTAAATCTGGTAGTGAATATAACTCCAGGTTATTTAAAATTGTATCATTACCGAAATATTGTGATCAAGCGTTCACAGAAGATCAAATGATAGAGAAAACCCTATCCACATTTCATGCGAACAATATTGTATTGCAACAGCAATACCGAGAGAGAggatttaataaatattttaagctGATTTCTATATTATTGGTTGCCGAAAAGAACAATGATCTTCTCTTGAAAAACAATAATCTTAGACCAACTGGGTCTATGACATTCAATAAATCAAATGCCGTTGAAAGCTCAAACCCACCTGAAGCAAATGTTGCTCATAGAGGTGGACGTGGAGGATATAACCACCGCGGTAGAGGGCGCGGAAACCACCGCGGGCGTGGTCGTGGTCGTGGTCGTGGCAGGGGTTATCTCGCCCCTAGAAATAATAACCACAAAGGACACCAACAAGGAAATCAAAAGCAAACCCCTTTAAAAGAAAAAGACACCTGTTTTAGATGTGGCATGACTGACCATTGGGGGAAAACATGCCATACTGCCAAACATTTGGTAGATTTGTATCAAGCCTCCATAAAAGGCAAAGGAAAAGTTGTATAGACAAACTATGTAAATGAGGAAAATACCTCAGTGCCAAGCTTTGATGATTCTGATTTCTTCGTGGATAACCCTGACAATGGCAATGATTTTATATTTGGGGATAATAGTAACATATAGATACCCCCGTCTAAAATTATGTAATGTATTGTCCTATGTATTTTTCTTATGTACTTTTCGATTACCTTGTTATGAGTTTTTAATCAATAAACTTTTTTATTATCATCATTTCTCTAAACTAATTGCATGTTCTACCTGAAATTGGTTCACAATATCAATGCCTTCTGGATAGTGCAACAACGCATACCATCTTAAAAGATAGAAAGTATTTTTCAAAACTGACAAAGTTCCAAGAAAATTTCAATACCATTTCCGGAACATCAAAGCTAATAGAAGGATCTGGAAGAGCTTGCATTGTGCTCATGAATGGAACAAAATTGATATTAATGACACTTTACATTCGAGTAAATCTCGAAGAAATCTCTTAAGTTTTAAATATTTGCGTCAAAATGgctatcatttagaaacaatgacAGTGGATCAAAAGGAATATTTATGCCTCACGGCAGAAAAATGTGGCAAGAAATATATTTATGAGAAATTTCCAGCATATTCTTCAGGGCTATATCGTATAGATATAAGGCCAATTGAAATAAATATGATATCTAACAAGAAGTTAGATGACAAGAATTTTCTCACATTATTGCTTGACCGTTTGAATCATCCTGGAACAGGAATGATGCACAAGATTATAACAAATTCAATCGGGCATTCAATAAGGAATGTTAAAATACCCCGATCAAATGAATTAACATGCTCTGCATGCTCTCTTGGAAATTTGATTATAAGGCcatccaaaaacaaaattgCCACTGAATCTCCATCATATTTAGAAAGAATTCAGGGAGATATTTGCGGGCCAATTAATCTTGCAAGTGGACTATCTTTATGGTATTGATCGATGCTTCAACATGATGGTCACATGTGAGTCTCTTGTCAAGTAGAAATGTTGCATTTGCAATTCTACTTGCTCAGATCATCAAATTAAGAACTCAATTCCCAGACCatacaataaagaaaataagacTCGACAATGCTGGAGAATTTACATCCCAAACTTTTAATGATTACTGCATGTCGATTGGAATTGTTGTTGAACATCCAGTGGCTCATGTGCATACACAAAATGGTCTCACTGAGTCACTGATCAAGAGACTACAATTGATTGCAAGACGTACCATTGTTAATGCGATCAAAATTACTTTAATCCACTTGGGGCCATGCTATTTTACATGCGGCGGCGTTAATAAGATTGAGACCGACAACTTATCATGATTTCTCGCCACTACAGTTGGTATATGGTCGAGAACCAAATGTCTCACATCTAAAAATATTGATCCTCCAAAAGGCGGTCATAAAAGAGGCCTGATGgagtaacaaattaaatcaataTTGATCCTCCAAAAGGCGGTCATAAAAGACCAAATGAAGAggaaaatattgataaatacGATCCTCCtaaagaagaggaagaaaaacACAAAGAAGTCGATAATGATATGTTTTGAAATTTCAATGAAATATGTTTCAACCAAGAAACATCAAATCAATATTGATCCTCCAAAAGGCGGTCATAAAAGACCAAATGAAGAggaaaatattgataaatacGATCCTCCTAAAGAAGAGGAAGGAAAACACAAAGAAGTCGATAACGATATGTTTTGAAATTTCAATGAACTATGTTTCAACCAAGAAACATTACAACCGGAAAAATGTTATCGTAGATCAAATATTTGCTTACTCCATTGCAATTGAATTGATATCTGACAATGATGACCCTGAACCAAAAAAAGTGGATGAATGTCGTCGCAGACATGATTGGCCAAAATGGAAAGAAGCAATTCAGGCAGAATTGAAATCCCTTGAAAAACGAGAAGTTTTTGGGAAAATATCCGCTACACCAAAGGGTGTAAAACCTGTCGGATACAAATGGGTATTTGTGAGAAAAAGAAATGAGAACAATAAGGTTACACGATacaaggcaaggttagttgCCCAAGGTTTTTCTCAAATACCATGGATTGATTATGAGTAGACATGTTCTCCAGTAGTTGATGCAACTACACTAAGATTTCTGGTAAGCCTGACAGTTTCAAAAGAACTGCAAATGCGATTAATGGACGTTGTGACCGCATATTTCTATGGGTCACTTGATGCAGACATTTATATGAAAGTCCCCAAAGGACTAAAATTAACAGAAAACCACAAACCTAAGGAAATACTTTCCATAAAGCTGAAAAGGTCACTTTATGGGCTAAAACAATCTGGAAGCTAGGATGTGGTATAATCGTCTTAGTCAATACTTTGTCAAAGAAGGATTCAAAAACAACCAAATCAGTCCTTGTATTTTCATTAAGCGATCCCAGTCAGGATTCGCTATCATTGCAGTATATGTGGATGATTTAAATATCGTTGGAACTCCAAGAGAACTTGAACAAACTGCAAAATACTTGATGAAAGAATTTGAGATAAAAGATCTTGGAAAAACCAAATTTTGTCTTGGACTACaaattgagcacttgaaagaggGAATTTTTGTCCTTAAATCAAATTACACAGAAAGAGTTCTGAAATGCTTTTACATGGACAAATCACATCCAACGAATTCCCCTATGGTCGTTCCATCTTTGAATATGAAACATGACCCATTCAGACCTcgagatgaagatgaagaaattCTTGGTCCTGAAGTACCATATCTAAGTGCAATCGGTGCTTTAATGTATTTATCTAACAATACTAGCCCGATATTTCTTTTTCTGTAAACTTGCTAGCCAGGTATAGCGATTCGCCAACAAAGAGACATTGGAATGGAATAAGTCATTTATTCCGTTATCTACGAGGAAAACCAGATCTTGGTCTACTCTATCAATCAAGAAAATATGCCACCCTCATTGGATATGCACATGCTAGATACTTATCGGATCCACAGAAGGCCAAGTCATAAACTGGATATCTGTTCACTTATGGAGGTACCGCAATATCCTGAATATCAACTAAATAAACATTGACTGCTACATCATCAAACCATGCGGAATTGATTGCTCTTTATGAAGTTGGACGAGAATGTGTATGGCTCAGGTTAATGATTAGTAATATCCAAGAAGGATGTGGAATGAACTCAGTAATAGAAAATCCTACCATCATATACGAAGAAAATCATGCATTCATCGCACAAGTAACTGAAGGGTACATCAAAGGTGATCGAACAAAACACATATCTCCAAAGTTGTTCTTCACACACGATCTCTAGAAAGAAGGAACGATAAACGTCCAACAGATTCAATCGTGTGACAATATTGCATATTTGTTTACCATATCCCTTCCTTCAAAGAGGTTTGATCAGTTGGTATATAAAATTGGAATGTGTCGTCTTCGTGAGCTATATTAAATTGAGGGGGAGTATTATATGCAccgcactctttttcccttcgaTCAGGTTTTTATCCCACTGGGTTTTTCCTgacaaggtttttaatgaggcagtATGCCAAAGCATATAATCACAAAAGTTGTACTCTTTTCCCTAGATATGATCTTTGTCCCACTGGGTTTTACCTAGAAAGGTCCTAATGAGACAACTAATACCCATATCGAGATGGAAATTAAAGGGGGAGTGGTATGAGTCAAAGATGTCATGCATGTGAATATCCAAGATCATTAAATGCAAGCAAATTTTTCTACCACCCTACTCTATGTGCCTAGTATTAGGCTTGACAAATTTGACAATCAATAGTGTTTTTCACCACTATATATATTCATGTATTTTGATCATCATAAACAACATATACGAGAAATCTATCTGTTTTGTAAACTTCATCAGATAGTAAAAACTCTCGATTTCTTTCTGTTACCTTACAACACACCTCAATTCCTCAATCAATTGTCACTTGTGAATTGTGgctatcaaaagaaaaataaaaagcaaCAACGGAACATGTTCCTTGAAGAAGTAACGTTAAGTTGTCGTTGTACTCGATCCTATATTCCTACTATTACACCGTTCAATAATACTGGATTGGTTTAGTGGTTCTGATTATATTTTTTGGTTAGCATATAAAAATATGGAAAGTTGGAATTCTTAGGAATTTCAAAGTTTGTgaattgtttggttgacaaaatTTTGATGAAATATATGGGGGAAGTGAAACTTCCTAGGAAATTAAACTTCCCACAAAAATGGAGGAATTTGCTTACCGACGTGGTGTGCAAAAGTATGTTGCACACCACAAATTACACAATGCCACCTCACAAATCCCAATAAAAAAGGGAGGAAAAAgctttctggaaaaaaaaataaaaattgggcCGCAAGTCTTTTCTACTATTTGCGCCATTTTGTTTAGTT
This Spinacia oleracea cultivar Varoflay chromosome 6, BTI_SOV_V1, whole genome shotgun sequence DNA region includes the following protein-coding sequences:
- the LOC130463481 gene encoding uncharacterized protein; its protein translation is MVPGTLEIKTATEQEKAKAIVLIRHHLHDNLKIEYLLVENPKELWIALKKDMDTIKGLFKIVSLPKYCDQAFTEDQMIEKTLSTFHANNIVLQQQYRERGFNKYFKLISILLVAEKNNDLLLKNNNLRPTGSMTFNKSNAVESSNPPEANVAHRGGRGGYNHRGRGRGNHRGRGRGRGRGRGYLAPRNNNHKGHQQGNQKQTPLKEKDTCFRCGMTDHWGKTCHTAKHLVDLYQASIKGKGKVV